One genomic segment of Pelagerythrobacter marensis includes these proteins:
- a CDS encoding thermonuclease family protein — protein sequence MSDPWPGRFVESPEPNWPGTVVSPTPTPSQTRKRRLFGAPPRTPAPLDNAAATDGDTIRAGDLRVRLLGVDAPELKQQGFDRQSNPVPIGEQSRDYLQGQISNTSTARLDDVISMSWGRPVGPVSLDGTDVGIGLIRSGNALAAPDYLESDPSRRFDYMQAERLARVNKLGPMNDTMAQNPADFRKGEAPRQTVAQFFDTPTPFQGMRPEAERQYLKLLDSAPAVDIATFAKSQGLSLDPDYLSSWVEDRDKRKARGLPYTVAARYSETPLATLELGDGAMGAGVRGYAEGFTASALGELGAVADTLGGTQGRENVWNSDRRLADIWANNEYQNASILRGDENAHPTASMVGQIGGALTSGFAIPYGQGARTVPQLARVGAVYGGAEGFMGTDGTVPQRLTGAAIGAPAGAIINAAGGKALEVVAPVIGRAVGAVRGRLGREASPSAIAAEDTTRGAIHAAQSDEARSGHVVNADAAALARSSGESPTVADADWPGEVVDLRAVTMDAEPDASLSMLVHPLEAARPTRLDDPLNDAQRVAAAANVQPRDVLPLPANTLGGVEEAIAKDAGRFVTVKAPNERAVLSRTTIKNHNGASVPKVGPMDMVGWLRTRGGLVDQGGELSAMGIRSNAARKGMDFVGQEVRFGPIVNENGLTLDDAAFQAWEAGFFPDHLERPDVNTFLNALRETYEGTRGRRFLPDDVPEVERYYGVQGERYDLEQRQEEVGGPVYDDAAALADEPLPFPPVEAYDDWAGVNAIQQVGNIDVTKLDSPQDISRALKATGDIMGGFDASTRGRITQAETGRLASDLNMTPEQLLSRRKGQAMNAEEALAARRILAKSGNELVNLAKRVKQAGDYPDGELLAQFRQALVRHSAIQEQVAGATAEAGRALGQFRMAADSREVRRDVLEAFVRGGGGQDQLEEAANVLLDAVEMGPGKFNAVAEKVAKPKWRDKIAEIYINFLLSWPQTHAVNITSNTLTSLAQIPEFAVGAAIGGVRRAVSSSAIDRVTASEVGARAFGLLQGAKEGARMFAKGLRTGEASDFASKVEGDQYRAVDGLKGEVLRLPTRFLTAEDEFFKGVARRMELNAQAVRLTNKEGLKGEAATRRIAELTANPTDVMLEKALHYGRYLTFQQKLGPLGSKISGITNDSLVLKAFLPFVRTPTNLLKFATERSPAAPLLKEWRADFAAGGARRDMAIARASIGTGFGIALYEAAQSGLITGSPPSDPKKSRLLYADGWKPYSIKLGDTYYSYKRLDPFSTTIGVAADMATLPEGMSERQREDKALLLTASIMGNLASKTWLSGLSDLVSALHEPDRYADNMMQRLVGSFLVPNLVAGTARTMDPVARETETLGEALQSRLPGLKDDLLPRRDVWGREIRSQGGMGPDWLSPVWVSEQLNDPVNSELLQLDYAPGYPSKKVGGRELTPEEYDRYSELAGKAAHEALGYLVVSSDWQSMDDAARVKAARKIVAAARRGVRSKLFNDSTAEADDWPGEPVDGDVWSGDVVEPAASAEQWPGKPVASRDVVTDLRQRIPGIRFTSGYRSPEYNDSLRAKGYNPARNSEHLSGAALDMLPPEGKSLGWLQAQVRQYDPNARLLVHDGHLHAGFDDYYNAPLLGGMAGR from the coding sequence ATGAGTGATCCCTGGCCGGGCCGCTTTGTCGAATCCCCCGAGCCGAACTGGCCCGGCACGGTCGTGTCGCCCACCCCTACTCCTTCCCAGACGCGCAAGCGCCGTCTCTTCGGTGCGCCGCCGAGAACGCCCGCGCCACTCGATAACGCGGCGGCAACCGATGGCGACACGATTCGGGCTGGCGATTTGCGCGTGCGCCTTCTGGGCGTCGATGCTCCTGAGTTGAAGCAACAGGGTTTCGACAGGCAGAGCAACCCCGTTCCCATTGGTGAGCAGTCGCGCGACTACTTACAAGGGCAAATCTCCAACACGAGCACGGCGCGGCTCGATGATGTGATAAGCATGTCATGGGGCCGTCCCGTCGGCCCTGTCTCGCTCGATGGCACAGACGTTGGGATTGGCTTGATCCGGTCGGGCAATGCTCTTGCCGCGCCCGACTACTTGGAGAGCGATCCCAGCCGCCGATTCGATTACATGCAGGCCGAGCGGCTGGCGCGTGTGAATAAGCTCGGCCCGATGAACGATACGATGGCACAGAACCCCGCAGACTTCCGTAAAGGCGAGGCTCCGCGTCAGACAGTTGCGCAGTTCTTTGATACCCCTACTCCGTTTCAGGGGATGAGGCCGGAGGCCGAACGGCAATATCTCAAATTGCTCGATAGCGCGCCAGCAGTGGACATTGCGACTTTCGCGAAATCGCAAGGGCTGAGCCTGGATCCCGACTACTTGTCGTCGTGGGTCGAGGATCGGGACAAGCGCAAGGCGAGGGGCCTGCCATACACTGTTGCGGCGCGTTACAGTGAAACACCATTAGCAACGCTGGAACTTGGCGATGGCGCGATGGGTGCCGGCGTGCGTGGGTATGCCGAAGGATTCACGGCCAGCGCATTGGGTGAACTTGGCGCGGTGGCCGATACGCTCGGTGGCACGCAAGGCCGGGAGAATGTCTGGAACAGCGACCGTCGCCTTGCCGATATTTGGGCCAACAACGAATATCAGAATGCGTCCATCCTCCGGGGCGACGAAAACGCACACCCGACAGCTTCCATGGTAGGGCAAATTGGCGGCGCTCTCACTTCGGGCTTCGCCATCCCCTACGGGCAAGGCGCTCGCACCGTCCCCCAACTTGCCCGCGTGGGTGCCGTATATGGCGGAGCCGAAGGCTTCATGGGGACCGATGGCACCGTGCCCCAGCGTCTCACTGGAGCAGCCATAGGGGCACCTGCTGGCGCAATCATCAACGCGGCTGGAGGCAAGGCGCTCGAAGTCGTTGCACCGGTGATAGGGCGTGCTGTGGGCGCTGTACGGGGTCGTCTGGGTCGAGAAGCTTCCCCGAGCGCAATCGCTGCCGAGGACACGACGCGCGGCGCCATTCACGCGGCTCAGTCGGACGAAGCGAGGTCGGGGCATGTGGTGAATGCCGATGCGGCAGCGCTTGCTAGATCCAGCGGTGAATCCCCGACTGTCGCGGATGCGGACTGGCCCGGCGAGGTAGTCGATCTACGCGCGGTAACGATGGATGCCGAACCCGACGCCTCGCTGTCGATGCTGGTGCACCCGCTTGAAGCCGCCCGCCCGACGCGCCTCGACGATCCCCTGAACGACGCTCAGCGCGTGGCCGCTGCTGCCAACGTCCAACCGCGCGACGTGCTGCCACTACCTGCGAACACGCTTGGCGGGGTAGAGGAAGCCATTGCCAAGGATGCTGGGCGCTTCGTTACGGTTAAGGCTCCAAACGAACGCGCGGTACTTTCCCGCACCACGATCAAGAACCACAATGGCGCGTCGGTCCCCAAGGTCGGGCCTATGGATATGGTCGGCTGGCTTCGCACGCGGGGCGGCTTGGTCGATCAGGGCGGCGAACTATCAGCAATGGGCATTCGGTCTAACGCGGCTCGCAAGGGTATGGATTTTGTCGGGCAGGAAGTCCGCTTCGGACCGATAGTCAACGAGAACGGCCTAACGCTCGACGACGCGGCGTTTCAAGCGTGGGAAGCGGGGTTCTTTCCCGATCACCTAGAGCGCCCAGACGTGAACACGTTCCTTAATGCCCTGCGCGAAACTTATGAAGGAACGCGCGGGCGTCGGTTCCTGCCTGACGATGTGCCCGAGGTCGAACGCTACTATGGGGTGCAGGGAGAGCGCTATGATCTGGAGCAGCGCCAAGAGGAAGTCGGCGGACCGGTCTATGACGACGCAGCGGCTCTTGCCGACGAACCCCTGCCGTTCCCGCCTGTCGAGGCTTATGATGATTGGGCGGGAGTCAACGCGATCCAGCAAGTCGGCAATATCGACGTAACCAAACTGGACTCTCCGCAGGACATCAGCCGCGCGCTGAAGGCGACCGGCGACATAATGGGCGGTTTCGACGCCTCCACGCGCGGAAGGATCACCCAGGCTGAAACCGGACGGCTCGCGTCTGACCTGAACATGACGCCCGAGCAACTGCTGTCGCGCCGCAAGGGGCAGGCGATGAATGCAGAGGAAGCGCTGGCCGCGCGCCGCATCCTCGCGAAGTCGGGCAACGAATTGGTCAACCTCGCCAAGCGCGTGAAGCAAGCGGGCGACTATCCCGATGGGGAGTTGTTGGCGCAATTCCGTCAAGCGCTAGTGCGGCACTCGGCAATTCAGGAACAGGTTGCTGGTGCGACCGCAGAGGCCGGGCGAGCGCTCGGGCAATTCCGCATGGCTGCCGACAGCCGAGAGGTTCGGCGCGATGTTCTTGAGGCATTCGTGCGTGGCGGCGGTGGGCAGGATCAACTTGAGGAAGCAGCCAACGTGTTATTGGATGCGGTCGAGATGGGACCGGGCAAGTTCAACGCCGTCGCGGAGAAAGTCGCAAAGCCCAAGTGGCGCGACAAGATCGCGGAAATCTACATCAACTTCCTCCTTTCGTGGCCACAAACGCACGCGGTCAACATCACGTCGAACACGCTCACATCGCTGGCCCAGATCCCCGAATTTGCGGTGGGCGCTGCCATCGGTGGCGTGCGCCGGGCGGTGTCGTCGAGCGCGATCGACCGTGTGACGGCCTCCGAGGTCGGTGCGCGTGCCTTTGGCCTCCTGCAGGGTGCAAAGGAAGGCGCTCGTATGTTCGCAAAGGGTCTGCGGACAGGCGAGGCTTCGGACTTCGCCTCGAAGGTCGAGGGCGACCAGTATCGCGCCGTCGATGGGCTCAAAGGCGAAGTGCTGCGGCTGCCGACGCGCTTTCTTACGGCGGAAGATGAGTTCTTCAAGGGCGTGGCCCGTCGCATGGAATTAAACGCACAGGCGGTTCGGCTGACGAACAAGGAAGGTTTGAAAGGCGAGGCGGCGACCCGCCGTATCGCCGAGCTTACCGCCAATCCGACCGACGTCATGTTGGAAAAGGCGCTCCATTATGGCCGGTATCTGACCTTTCAGCAAAAGCTAGGCCCGTTGGGAAGCAAGATCTCGGGGATTACAAACGATTCGCTGGTGCTGAAGGCTTTCCTGCCATTCGTCCGCACACCTACCAACTTGCTCAAGTTCGCAACCGAACGTTCACCAGCCGCACCGCTACTCAAGGAATGGCGGGCCGACTTCGCGGCTGGTGGGGCGCGCCGGGATATGGCTATCGCTCGGGCCTCCATTGGGACCGGGTTCGGGATTGCGCTTTACGAGGCGGCGCAGAGCGGCTTGATTACCGGCTCACCGCCCTCCGATCCGAAGAAATCCCGCCTTCTCTATGCTGACGGCTGGAAGCCCTACAGCATCAAGCTTGGTGACACTTACTATAGCTACAAGCGGCTCGATCCGTTCTCGACCACGATTGGTGTAGCGGCGGATATGGCAACGCTGCCTGAGGGTATGAGTGAGCGCCAGCGCGAGGATAAGGCGCTGCTGCTCACCGCCTCGATTATGGGCAACCTCGCCAGCAAGACGTGGTTATCCGGTCTTTCGGATTTGGTCAGCGCCCTGCACGAACCTGACCGTTACGCGGACAACATGATGCAGCGGCTCGTCGGCTCATTCCTCGTCCCGAATCTCGTTGCAGGCACCGCCCGCACGATGGACCCTGTGGCGCGTGAAACCGAGACGCTGGGGGAAGCCTTGCAATCGAGGCTGCCGGGCCTGAAGGACGATCTGTTACCCCGCCGCGATGTGTGGGGGCGGGAGATACGCAGCCAGGGTGGAATGGGACCTGATTGGCTCTCGCCAGTCTGGGTCTCCGAACAGTTGAACGATCCGGTGAACAGCGAGCTTCTGCAACTCGACTACGCGCCTGGCTATCCTTCCAAGAAGGTCGGCGGTCGCGAGCTGACGCCTGAGGAATATGACCGTTACAGCGAGCTTGCCGGCAAAGCGGCTCACGAAGCCCTCGGCTATCTCGTTGTGTCGTCCGACTGGCAGAGCATGGACGATGCGGCACGGGTTAAAGCTGCGCGCAAGATCGTGGCCGCTGCTCGCCGAGGTGTCAGGTCGAAGTTGTTCAATGACAGCACGGCAGAGGCGGACGATTGGCCGGGCGAGCCTGTGGACGGCGATGTATGGTCAGGTGATGTCGTCGAGCCTGCCGCATCTGCCGAACAATGGCCGGGCAAGCCGGTTGCCAGCCGCGACGTAGTGACGGACCTTAGACAGCGCATTCCGGGTATCCGGTTTACCTCGGGCTATCGTTCGCCTGAGTACAACGACAGCCTGCGGGCTAAGGGTTACAACCCGGCGAGGAACAGCGAACACCTGTCCGGCGCGGCGCTCGATATGCTTCCGCCTGAGGGCAAGTCGCTCGGCTGGCTGCAAGCTCAGGTCCGGCAATACGATCCAAACGCGCGGCTGCTCGTCCATGATGGTCATCTCCACGCGGGATTCGATGACTACTACAACGCACCGCTGCTCGGCGGGATGGCGGGCCGGTGA
- a CDS encoding MarR family winged helix-turn-helix transcriptional regulator encodes MDHLAARIEQWRRELPDVDTTGMAILGRLRWITLQVRPSIEAVFAQHGIDTGEFDVLSTLLRSGPPYRLRPTELYRSLMISSGGLTARLDRLGKRGLIRRTDAGKDKRSLPVELTEEGRALAQAAFREDMAVERELLSGLSEEETRDLTERLERLALDISAALDAQKANDSERL; translated from the coding sequence ATGGACCATCTAGCTGCCCGGATCGAACAATGGCGCCGCGAACTGCCCGACGTCGACACCACCGGCATGGCGATACTCGGCCGCCTTCGCTGGATTACCCTGCAGGTGAGGCCATCGATCGAGGCCGTATTCGCCCAGCACGGGATCGACACCGGCGAATTCGACGTGCTGTCGACTTTGCTGCGATCGGGCCCGCCCTACCGGCTGCGCCCGACCGAACTCTATCGCTCGCTAATGATATCCTCGGGCGGACTGACGGCCCGGCTGGATCGTCTGGGCAAGCGCGGGCTGATCCGGCGGACCGACGCCGGAAAGGACAAACGCAGCCTGCCGGTCGAACTGACGGAAGAGGGGCGCGCACTGGCGCAAGCGGCGTTTCGCGAAGACATGGCGGTCGAGCGCGAACTGCTGTCGGGCTTGTCCGAAGAGGAGACACGCGATCTCACCGAACGGCTCGAACGCCTTGCGCTGGACATTTCCGCGGCGCTCGATGCGCAGAAGGCGAACGACAGCGAGCGGCTCTAG
- a CDS encoding DoxX family protein: protein MVLTGRVLSGLAIAFLLFASVLPKLAGMPVASETLQALGWDGRHALLIGLIELACVILYAIPRTSVLGAVVTTALLGGAIATQMRVGSPLFTHTLFGVYLGLLIWGGLWLRNPALRALFPVGHKASDASRGDAAPGEGAHA from the coding sequence ATGGTATTGACCGGGCGCGTGCTGTCCGGGCTGGCGATCGCGTTCCTGCTGTTCGCGTCGGTCCTGCCCAAGCTGGCCGGAATGCCGGTCGCGTCCGAAACGCTGCAGGCGCTGGGCTGGGACGGCCGGCACGCGCTGCTCATCGGCCTGATCGAACTTGCCTGCGTGATCCTCTATGCCATTCCCCGGACCAGTGTGCTCGGCGCCGTGGTCACTACCGCTCTGCTCGGCGGGGCGATCGCGACCCAGATGCGGGTCGGCAGTCCTCTGTTCACGCACACCTTGTTTGGCGTCTATCTCGGCCTGCTGATCTGGGGCGGCCTGTGGCTAAGGAATCCTGCGCTGCGCGCGCTGTTTCCGGTGGGGCACAAAGCCTCCGATGCCTCGCGAGGCGACGCCGCACCGGGGGAGGGTGCCCATGCCTGA
- a CDS encoding DUF4287 domain-containing protein codes for MPDPSPKGPASYFPSIEKKYGRPITEWQAIVREHLPAKHMELVALLKDRHGMGHGHANAIVAYTLKRDRK; via the coding sequence ATGCCTGACCCATCGCCCAAAGGGCCAGCCTCCTACTTCCCTTCGATTGAGAAGAAATACGGCCGCCCGATCACCGAATGGCAAGCCATTGTCCGCGAACACCTGCCCGCGAAACACATGGAACTGGTTGCGCTGTTGAAAGACCGGCACGGCATGGGCCACGGCCACGCCAATGCCATTGTCGCCTACACGCTGAAGCGGGATCGCAAGTAG
- a CDS encoding PepSY-associated TM helix domain-containing protein, with the protein MSASIEPGTVKRALSAHAAVGLLAGAILYILCLTGTIAVFYVEMQRLEQPNAPEMAEIAPEAVQRGVEAVLAREAQEGLAPTTHLYVHIPVEELPRATVTTDTQAFHLDREGRIAMPEMIEWNDFLVHLHYTLNLPSLVGITIVGIFGVMMLALSLSGVIAHPRIFRDAFRLRARNNAGVGLTDWHNRLSVWTLPFGIAIALTGALIGLATVTAYGLAESAYGGDVEAVYAPVFGEEGPPDPAPAAAPDVAAALQYMAREYPDVRLTYAVVHDPLTAGQHVQMIGDHQRRLIFGEYYAFDSEGAFQGTTGMADGALGQQAAASTYKLHFGNFGGVWVKIAYVALGAALTAICATGSYIWLGKRRRRGIEEPRLRAAWTGVIVGTPVALVATAAARAIIGNEAPFAAIFWIGLAAWIGGSIALAGRRREGAPETAA; encoded by the coding sequence ATGAGCGCCAGCATCGAACCCGGCACGGTCAAACGCGCACTGTCCGCCCATGCCGCCGTGGGCCTGCTGGCCGGTGCGATCCTCTATATCCTCTGCCTGACGGGAACGATCGCGGTCTTCTATGTCGAGATGCAGCGCCTCGAACAGCCGAACGCACCCGAAATGGCGGAGATCGCGCCCGAGGCGGTCCAGCGCGGGGTCGAGGCCGTGCTCGCGCGCGAGGCGCAGGAAGGTCTTGCGCCGACGACCCACCTCTATGTCCACATTCCGGTGGAGGAACTGCCCCGCGCGACCGTCACCACCGATACGCAGGCCTTCCACCTCGATCGCGAAGGCAGGATCGCCATGCCCGAGATGATCGAATGGAACGACTTCCTCGTCCATCTCCACTACACGCTCAACCTGCCTTCGCTGGTCGGCATCACGATTGTCGGCATATTCGGCGTGATGATGCTGGCGCTGTCGCTCTCCGGCGTGATCGCGCATCCGCGCATCTTCCGCGACGCCTTCCGCCTTCGCGCGCGCAACAATGCCGGGGTCGGCCTGACCGACTGGCACAACCGGCTGAGCGTCTGGACCCTGCCCTTCGGCATCGCAATCGCGCTGACCGGCGCGCTGATCGGGCTCGCGACGGTAACCGCATACGGCCTCGCCGAAAGCGCCTATGGCGGCGATGTCGAAGCCGTCTATGCGCCCGTGTTCGGGGAGGAAGGCCCGCCCGACCCGGCACCGGCCGCCGCACCCGATGTCGCCGCCGCGCTGCAGTACATGGCGCGCGAATACCCTGACGTGCGCCTGACTTATGCCGTCGTCCACGATCCGCTCACCGCCGGGCAACACGTGCAGATGATCGGCGATCATCAACGGCGGCTGATCTTCGGCGAATACTACGCATTCGACAGCGAAGGCGCGTTTCAGGGAACGACCGGCATGGCCGACGGGGCATTGGGCCAGCAGGCCGCCGCTTCGACGTACAAGCTGCACTTCGGCAACTTCGGCGGGGTCTGGGTCAAGATCGCCTATGTCGCCCTGGGTGCCGCGCTGACGGCGATCTGCGCGACCGGCAGCTATATCTGGCTAGGCAAGCGCCGCCGCCGCGGGATCGAGGAACCCCGCCTGCGCGCAGCCTGGACCGGTGTGATCGTCGGCACCCCGGTTGCCCTGGTCGCAACCGCCGCCGCGCGCGCCATCATCGGAAACGAAGCCCCCTTCGCAGCGATCTTCTGGATCGGCCTGGCGGCGTGGATCGGCGGGTCAATCGCACTGGCGGGCCGACGGCGGGAGGGTGCGCCGGAAACCGCGGCCTGA
- a CDS encoding TonB-dependent siderophore receptor — translation MRFVRFPLLCATALASTPAFAEAAADAAFDAAEPRQIVVTGARGESSTATKTDTPIIETPQPITVIDDELYLAQGAISVSDTLNYVSGVTANPYGPDSRVDGAFVRGINALQFRDGMRDVFSYYASIRSDPYNFDQVELVRGPASVLFGQGSLGGIINLVSKRPEFESGGELSVRYGSHDRKEVLADVTGGLTDTIAGRVVARLRDSGTQTDFVADDRAMISPSVTFAPSPDTELTLIGLYQEDDSGSTSQFLPLVGTILPNPNGKLPNDLFVGKPGWDRYDGRLLQGTALFEQRFGEAVQLNLKARYIDSDVTYFTHYANSYSNPANPYLDPDQRMIGLYSEGSVARMEIFSSDNNVQVDFNTGASVEHVLLAGVDYSWNRVRKTGGFGFEMIDIYDIDYNALSDYGGGLPQPTTSSDIEQEQIGFYLQDQVRLFDRASLVLGVRHDLAESHAAGVEQYDASATSFRAGVIAEVIDGVSPFFSYTESFEPVSGITSSGAALTPKTGRQFEAGVKFHPLDSIIVTVTGYRIEESGRPIDDPNSDNQDHKIQVDGVVSKGVEFEGNAALPGDLNLIANLSYNEAEIEGTGQQLDNVPKFNASLWGTRRFALSEDASLLIGSGVRHVGKNRSFGPAFPDGIVTPAFTLVDAFAELSIDRWSFAINATNLFDKRYYSACLARGDCFMGSERNVFGTVSYHF, via the coding sequence ATGCGATTCGTGCGCTTCCCGCTGCTCTGCGCCACCGCGCTGGCCTCCACCCCCGCCTTCGCTGAAGCCGCTGCGGATGCCGCGTTCGACGCCGCCGAACCGCGGCAGATCGTCGTCACCGGCGCGCGCGGGGAAAGCAGCACCGCGACCAAGACCGACACCCCGATCATCGAAACCCCGCAGCCGATCACGGTGATCGACGACGAACTCTATCTGGCCCAGGGCGCGATCTCAGTCAGCGATACGCTCAATTACGTGTCGGGCGTGACCGCCAATCCCTACGGCCCCGATAGCCGCGTGGACGGTGCTTTCGTGCGCGGGATCAACGCGCTGCAGTTCCGTGACGGGATGCGCGACGTGTTCAGCTACTACGCCAGCATCCGTTCGGACCCGTACAATTTCGACCAGGTCGAACTGGTCCGCGGGCCGGCCTCCGTCCTGTTCGGACAGGGATCGCTGGGCGGCATCATCAACCTGGTTTCGAAGCGCCCCGAATTCGAGAGCGGGGGCGAGCTTTCGGTCCGCTACGGATCGCACGATCGCAAGGAAGTGCTGGCCGACGTGACCGGCGGGCTCACCGACACGATCGCCGGGCGCGTCGTCGCGCGGCTGCGCGATTCGGGGACACAGACCGATTTCGTGGCGGACGACCGGGCGATGATCTCCCCCTCGGTTACATTCGCGCCCTCGCCCGATACCGAGCTGACGCTGATCGGCCTCTACCAAGAGGATGACAGCGGTTCGACCTCGCAGTTCCTGCCGCTGGTCGGCACGATCCTGCCCAACCCCAACGGGAAACTGCCCAACGACCTGTTCGTCGGCAAGCCGGGCTGGGACCGCTACGACGGCCGCCTGCTGCAAGGCACCGCGCTGTTCGAACAGCGCTTCGGCGAGGCGGTGCAGCTCAACCTCAAGGCGCGCTACATCGATAGCGACGTGACCTACTTCACGCATTACGCCAACAGCTATTCCAACCCGGCCAATCCCTATCTCGATCCCGACCAGCGCATGATCGGCCTTTATTCCGAAGGCAGCGTGGCGCGGATGGAAATCTTCTCTTCCGACAACAACGTTCAGGTCGATTTCAACACCGGTGCCAGTGTCGAACACGTCCTGCTGGCCGGGGTCGATTACAGCTGGAACCGCGTGCGCAAGACCGGCGGGTTCGGGTTCGAGATGATCGACATCTACGATATCGATTACAATGCCCTGTCCGACTACGGTGGCGGATTGCCGCAGCCGACGACATCGTCCGATATCGAGCAGGAGCAGATCGGGTTCTACCTGCAGGATCAGGTCCGTTTGTTCGACCGGGCCTCTCTCGTCCTCGGCGTGCGCCACGACCTCGCCGAATCGCACGCCGCCGGGGTCGAGCAGTACGACGCCAGCGCCACCAGCTTCCGCGCCGGCGTGATTGCCGAAGTGATCGACGGCGTTTCGCCCTTCTTCAGCTATACCGAAAGTTTCGAACCGGTATCCGGCATCACCAGCAGCGGTGCCGCTCTGACGCCCAAGACGGGGCGTCAGTTCGAAGCGGGGGTCAAGTTCCACCCGCTCGATTCGATCATCGTCACCGTGACCGGCTATCGCATCGAGGAAAGCGGCCGCCCGATCGACGATCCCAATTCGGACAATCAGGATCACAAGATCCAGGTCGATGGCGTCGTTTCCAAGGGTGTTGAATTCGAAGGCAATGCCGCGCTGCCGGGCGACCTGAACCTGATCGCCAACCTCAGCTATAACGAGGCGGAGATCGAGGGCACTGGTCAGCAGCTCGACAATGTGCCCAAATTCAACGCCTCGCTGTGGGGCACCAGGCGTTTCGCCCTGTCCGAAGATGCCTCCCTGCTGATCGGCAGCGGGGTGCGCCACGTCGGCAAGAACCGCTCGTTCGGCCCTGCCTTCCCCGATGGGATCGTGACGCCCGCCTTCACCCTCGTCGATGCCTTCGCCGAGCTAAGCATCGACCGGTGGAGCTTCGCGATCAACGCAACCAACCTGTTCGACAAGCGCTACTACTCCGCCTGCCTCGCGCGCGGCGACTGCTTCATGGGCAGCGAACGCAACGTGTTCGGCACGGTCAGCTACCACTTCTGA
- a CDS encoding DUF6607 family protein: MTMTRTFFGAALLAIALATTPALADGPIADRGEAVETAMYEQDRATILAMAGDYKVRFDMQESTPWVEDYTPLDRKISGGHESVRVIEDTGTRIVLQHLLVAEHEGETFVIKHWRQDWEYEPARILAYTGPDRWQWVDVPERMRNGRWSQTVYQVDDSPRYAGWGEWETTHGIRRWRSNWTWRPLARRDAVRDPVYDRYAAINRHQLTPTGWIHWQDNTKMKPAAGSAEALEPVVQEYVLNTYTRFDGYDVAAADAYWAATKDYWAAVRAKWAEVAERKGGIALEEEAQAGTVISGRLLELGSALQDGEVSQSAAIEEAIGLIETHTR; encoded by the coding sequence ATGACCATGACCAGAACATTCTTCGGCGCAGCGCTGCTTGCCATTGCACTCGCCACGACACCCGCGCTGGCCGACGGGCCTATTGCCGATCGCGGCGAAGCGGTCGAAACCGCCATGTACGAACAGGATCGGGCGACAATCCTGGCAATGGCGGGCGATTACAAAGTGCGCTTCGACATGCAGGAATCGACGCCCTGGGTCGAAGACTACACCCCGCTCGACCGCAAGATTTCGGGCGGCCACGAATCGGTTCGCGTGATCGAGGATACCGGCACGCGGATCGTGCTCCAGCATCTTCTGGTGGCCGAGCACGAGGGCGAGACGTTCGTGATCAAGCACTGGCGGCAGGATTGGGAATACGAACCGGCCCGTATCCTTGCCTACACCGGCCCCGACCGCTGGCAATGGGTCGATGTGCCGGAACGGATGCGTAACGGGCGCTGGTCGCAGACGGTCTATCAGGTCGACGACAGCCCGCGCTACGCCGGATGGGGCGAATGGGAAACGACCCACGGCATTCGCCGCTGGCGGTCGAACTGGACGTGGCGCCCGCTCGCCCGGCGCGATGCCGTGCGCGATCCGGTTTACGATCGCTATGCCGCGATCAACCGCCACCAGTTGACCCCGACCGGGTGGATTCACTGGCAGGACAACACCAAGATGAAACCCGCCGCCGGGTCGGCCGAGGCGCTGGAACCGGTGGTGCAGGAATATGTCCTCAACACATATACCCGCTTCGACGGCTACGATGTGGCGGCGGCGGATGCCTATTGGGCGGCCACCAAAGACTACTGGGCGGCGGTCCGCGCCAAGTGGGCCGAAGTGGCCGAGCGCAAGGGCGGGATCGCGCTGGAGGAAGAGGCCCAGGCCGGTACCGTCATCAGTGGGCGGCTGCTCGAACTCGGCAGCGCGCTGCAGGATGGCGAAGTCTCACAGAGCGCCGCGATCGAAGAAGCGATCGGATTGATCGAAACGCACACCCGGTAA